Proteins encoded together in one Anoxybacillus flavithermus window:
- a CDS encoding flagellar protein FlgN, with product MIDVMQKLLTFHRGLLQLAEQKTEAIKKGDVGTLQQMMMKEQKYVMAIRQLESERMSLLSHLPEKERTVSRYAEQVEEKERMKLFQLANELSDTIVRLKEQNELNMQLLQQSLQFIHFTLDLMIPNEQDVTYDPKRTDELPPRSSFEAKT from the coding sequence ATGATCGATGTGATGCAAAAGTTGCTGACGTTTCATCGTGGGTTATTGCAACTAGCAGAGCAAAAAACAGAAGCGATTAAAAAAGGCGATGTCGGTACGTTACAGCAAATGATGATGAAGGAACAAAAATATGTGATGGCCATTCGCCAGCTAGAAAGCGAACGAATGAGCCTTCTGTCGCATTTACCCGAGAAAGAACGAACGGTGAGCCGATATGCTGAACAGGTGGAAGAAAAAGAACGAATGAAGCTTTTTCAACTAGCCAATGAACTAAGCGACACGATTGTACGATTAAAAGAGCAAAACGAACTGAATATGCAACTACTGCAACAATCGCTCCAATTTATTCATTTTACATTAGATTTGATGATACCGAACGAACAAGATGTGACGTATGACCCGAAGCGAACGGATGAATTGCCGCCACGGTCTTCATTTGAAGCGAAAACGTAA
- the flgM gene encoding flagellar biosynthesis anti-sigma factor FlgM produces the protein MKINRIQPMNVNPYERTSRVEKPTKATKKMDQVEISSAAKELQEAAKFSSERLEKVERLKSEVKAGTYTIDARAIAESVLRYYKR, from the coding sequence ATGAAAATTAATCGCATTCAACCGATGAACGTCAATCCGTATGAGCGGACATCACGTGTCGAAAAGCCGACAAAAGCAACGAAAAAGATGGATCAAGTTGAAATTTCTAGCGCGGCGAAAGAACTGCAAGAAGCTGCGAAATTTTCTTCGGAACGGTTAGAAAAAGTGGAACGGCTAAAATCAGAAGTTAAAGCAGGTACGTATACAATCGATGCACGAGCGATTGCAGAAAGCGTATTGCGCTATTATAAACGATAA
- a CDS encoding TIGR03826 family flagellar region protein, whose translation MLDNCPKCGSLFVRTQFRDVCEACYKEEEKLFEKVYAFIRKRENRTATMSQVVDATGVEEALIIKWIKKGRLQLVHFPNLGYPCEKCGATIREGRLCPSCISGIQKEMTKIQQEEERQKQAKHQTTYFTERRKDD comes from the coding sequence ATGTTAGATAACTGCCCGAAATGTGGAAGTTTGTTCGTGCGGACGCAATTTCGTGATGTGTGCGAGGCATGCTATAAAGAGGAAGAAAAATTGTTTGAAAAAGTATATGCATTTATTCGAAAACGAGAAAATCGCACGGCAACGATGTCACAAGTTGTTGATGCGACGGGGGTAGAAGAAGCGTTAATCATTAAATGGATTAAAAAAGGACGGTTGCAGCTCGTTCATTTTCCAAACCTCGGCTATCCGTGCGAAAAATGCGGGGCAACGATTCGTGAAGGACGCCTCTGTCCTTCATGTATTAGTGGCATTCAAAAAGAGATGACGAAAATCCAACAAGAGGAAGAGCGACAAAAACAAGCGAAACATCAGACGACATATTTTACCGAGCGACGCAAAGACGACTAA
- a CDS encoding YaaR family protein encodes MEVQKVSRASLNRVAKKEDAPMELVSFTEVMHKKKSDVLFERFQTMAQQIEAQGKKLAESQTVEDLKTYKKLVKQFLDDAVKNSLQLEEQRGFSRGGRSKIYKLVKEVDQKLVDLTNAVLEKEKKGLDLLGLVGEIQGLIINIYT; translated from the coding sequence ATGGAAGTGCAAAAAGTGTCACGGGCGTCGTTGAACCGTGTGGCGAAAAAAGAGGATGCACCGATGGAATTGGTGTCATTTACGGAAGTGATGCATAAGAAAAAAAGCGATGTGTTGTTTGAACGTTTTCAAACGATGGCGCAACAAATTGAAGCGCAAGGGAAAAAATTAGCCGAGTCGCAAACGGTCGAAGACTTAAAAACGTATAAAAAGCTTGTTAAACAGTTTTTAGATGATGCAGTAAAAAATAGTTTGCAGCTTGAAGAGCAACGTGGATTTAGCCGCGGGGGACGGTCGAAAATTTATAAGCTTGTAAAAGAAGTCGATCAAAAGTTAGTGGATCTCACAAACGCCGTACTAGAAAAAGAGAAAAAAGGGCTTGATTTGCTTGGACTTGTCGGTGAAATTCAAGGATTGATTATTAATATTTACACGTAA
- a CDS encoding flagellin — translation MAKNGAGSITFKGWDSTNSKYTGVSLITVTTNGAYTLYSLTGKVEITGTESNFQIGANEGQVVGLGISDMTTTGLGVDSVTVTDHASAQSAISVIDEAIRKVSEERGKLGAIQNRLEHTINNLKTAHENLTSAESRIRDTDMAMEMTNFTKNNILNQAAQAMLAQSNQLPQGILQLLKS, via the coding sequence TTGGCTAAGAACGGTGCAGGTTCGATTACTTTTAAAGGCTGGGATAGCACGAACAGCAAATACACAGGGGTTTCATTAATTACGGTTACTACAAATGGTGCATATACGTTGTATAGTTTAACTGGCAAGGTTGAAATCACCGGAACAGAAAGTAACTTCCAAATCGGAGCGAATGAAGGACAAGTAGTTGGACTAGGTATCAGTGATATGACTACAACGGGTTTGGGAGTTGATAGCGTAACTGTAACGGATCATGCTTCTGCACAGTCTGCGATTTCGGTTATTGACGAAGCGATCCGTAAAGTATCTGAAGAGCGTGGTAAACTTGGTGCGATCCAAAACCGTCTCGAGCACACGATCAACAACTTAAAAACAGCACACGAAAACTTAACGTCCGCAGAATCACGTATTCGCGATACAGATATGGCGATGGAGATGACAAACTTCACGAAAAATAACATTTTAAACCAAGCAGCGCAGGCGATGCTTGCGCAATCAAACCAATTGCCGCAAGGAATTTTACAATTGTTAAAAAGCTAA
- a CDS encoding IS1380 family transposase — protein sequence MKDFPIRFVLTDEAITPSAGLALVGYLLHQTKLDKRVNALRLPTVRRDVHISHSDVIRSMIGLLATGKTDFDHIEAYRQDDIFSTSMGIRHVPSSPTLRQRLDQLACLPMIETIIWEESMRLLVRQHATLSPCWAKGKTTWLPLDIDASPFDNSDTKKEGVSRTYKGFDGFTPLFAYAGKEGYIVHAELRPGKQHVQDNMPSFLTTAIRRARPLTSSRLLVRMDAGNDAEANVHVCLKEDVDFVIKRNLRRESKALWFQIASQKGRRVDDGQTEGVQTYELCLPQTAAIDGHTYTYVQVTQVTERTMERNGQLMLVPDYEVESYWVRLEGYEHVRMSDVLALYHDHATCEQFHSELKSDLDLERLPSGKMKTNALVLVMGAFVYNLLRLIGQDLLSDPRHPLHHKVKRRRIKTIIQTVITMAGRLVRRSRQIWMKLTRRSGYSILLLNVYQKWKEAR from the coding sequence ATGAAAGATTTCCCGATTCGGTTTGTATTGACAGATGAAGCGATTACTCCAAGTGCTGGGCTTGCTCTCGTGGGCTACTTACTGCACCAAACGAAGCTGGATAAACGAGTAAACGCCCTTCGGCTCCCAACGGTTCGTCGAGATGTGCACATTTCCCATAGCGATGTCATTCGCTCGATGATTGGCTTGCTTGCCACAGGAAAAACGGATTTTGATCATATCGAAGCGTATCGTCAGGACGATATCTTTTCGACATCAATGGGCATTCGGCACGTACCTTCCTCCCCAACGTTGCGACAGCGTCTCGATCAGCTCGCTTGTCTTCCGATGATCGAAACCATCATTTGGGAGGAATCGATGCGTCTGTTGGTTCGACAACACGCTACCTTGTCCCCTTGTTGGGCGAAAGGGAAAACGACATGGCTTCCCCTTGATATAGATGCTTCCCCATTTGATAACTCCGATACGAAGAAAGAAGGAGTGAGTCGAACGTATAAAGGATTTGACGGTTTTACGCCGTTGTTTGCGTACGCAGGGAAGGAAGGGTATATCGTTCATGCCGAGCTGCGTCCAGGGAAACAACATGTACAAGACAACATGCCTTCGTTTTTAACTACCGCCATCCGTCGAGCTCGTCCGCTGACCTCGTCTCGTCTGCTTGTCCGCATGGATGCAGGAAACGATGCGGAAGCGAATGTGCACGTATGTCTAAAGGAAGACGTGGACTTTGTCATCAAGCGAAACTTACGCCGAGAATCGAAAGCGCTTTGGTTCCAGATCGCTTCGCAAAAGGGCAGACGCGTCGATGATGGACAAACAGAAGGAGTACAAACGTATGAGTTATGCCTTCCACAGACAGCAGCAATCGATGGACACACGTATACGTACGTTCAAGTCACCCAAGTGACGGAACGAACGATGGAACGAAATGGACAGCTGATGCTCGTTCCTGATTACGAAGTCGAAAGCTACTGGGTGCGCCTCGAAGGATACGAGCATGTTCGAATGAGTGATGTGCTCGCATTGTATCACGATCATGCGACATGCGAACAGTTTCATAGCGAACTGAAAAGCGACTTAGATTTAGAGCGACTTCCATCAGGGAAGATGAAAACGAATGCGCTCGTGTTAGTCATGGGAGCATTCGTGTACAACCTTCTTCGCCTGATTGGACAAGATCTATTAAGCGATCCGAGACATCCATTACATCATAAAGTGAAACGCCGCCGCATCAAGACGATCATTCAGACGGTGATCACGATGGCAGGTCGACTCGTCCGCCGATCACGACAGATCTGGATGAAACTGACGCGAAGGAGTGGGTACAGTATACTCCTACTGAATGTGTATCAAAAATGGAAAGAGGCAAGGTAA
- a CDS encoding IS701 family transposase, which yields MNRLAHHQGIHKFFITLGLALYFSKPVMKHLVHIVDAMITKGFSGTLTDLHHGSFHPNHRTTLSHFFTKSPWEEETLLRKLQQWVLHRVERSSKRENQPIFVSIDDTICQKTKPSSRATHAIQGCDWHYSHAEKKSIWGHSLVWLMVHTMTQAFPFAFRLYDKTAGKSKGELAIEMLSSLDVSRPVYVLMDSWYPSKTLVGACLKKGFHVIAMLKTNRILYPKGTAIQAKEFAKSMEPRDTRLVTVGKERYRVYRYEGALNGLKDAVVLLAWKADQPMTPKHLHCVLSTDRELSDEEILRYYAARWSIECFFRQAKDQLKLDGYRVRGRRAVKRYWILVQLAYMYSMFESNSDFSDGLDLLRKRKGHSLVEFIYRAAKQNIPIDTVKKQLHVA from the coding sequence ATGAATAGATTAGCACATCATCAAGGAATCCACAAGTTTTTCATAACGTTAGGGTTGGCGCTTTATTTCTCGAAACCTGTGATGAAGCATCTCGTTCATATCGTGGATGCGATGATTACAAAGGGCTTTTCGGGAACGCTGACCGATCTACATCATGGGAGTTTTCATCCGAACCATCGCACGACACTGAGCCATTTTTTCACGAAAAGCCCATGGGAGGAAGAGACGCTGCTTCGCAAACTCCAACAGTGGGTGCTTCATCGTGTCGAACGCAGCTCGAAACGAGAGAATCAACCCATTTTTGTTTCGATCGATGATACGATTTGCCAAAAAACGAAGCCCTCGTCACGGGCAACACACGCCATTCAAGGGTGTGATTGGCACTATTCTCACGCAGAGAAAAAATCGATTTGGGGACATTCTCTCGTTTGGCTCATGGTTCATACGATGACTCAAGCGTTTCCTTTTGCCTTTCGCCTCTACGACAAGACGGCGGGGAAAAGCAAAGGGGAACTCGCGATCGAGATGCTTTCTTCGTTGGATGTGAGTCGCCCCGTTTATGTGCTCATGGACTCTTGGTATCCATCGAAAACCCTCGTGGGAGCCTGCTTGAAAAAAGGGTTCCACGTCATCGCGATGCTGAAGACGAATCGGATTCTCTATCCAAAAGGGACGGCCATTCAAGCAAAGGAATTTGCCAAATCTATGGAGCCACGGGATACCCGCCTCGTCACGGTGGGAAAAGAGCGTTATCGGGTGTATCGCTACGAAGGTGCTCTGAACGGTCTCAAGGATGCCGTGGTGCTGCTCGCATGGAAAGCCGATCAGCCGATGACGCCGAAACATCTTCATTGCGTCTTGAGCACCGATCGCGAGCTAAGCGATGAAGAGATCTTGCGCTACTATGCTGCACGTTGGTCGATCGAATGTTTTTTCCGTCAAGCGAAAGACCAGCTGAAACTCGATGGATACCGCGTTCGCGGGCGTCGGGCGGTGAAACGGTATTGGATCTTGGTGCAACTTGCGTATATGTACAGCATGTTCGAGTCGAACAGTGATTTTTCGGATGGGCTCGATCTCCTGCGCAAGAGAAAAGGACATAGCCTCGTGGAGTTCATTTACCGTGCAGCAAAACAAAATATTCCCATTGATACCGTGAAAAAACAGCTCCACGTGGCATAA
- a CDS encoding flagellin has translation MRINHNIQALNAYRNLAANQSNTAKNLEKLSSGLRINRAADDAAGLAISEKMRSQIRGLEVAERNALDAISLIQTAEGALSSVHSMLQRMRELAVQASNDTNTANDRAALDQEIQQLKTEITRVATSTDFNKTALLDGTFGTKVDQDSSKTTALSVTGVANITTGGGLKAGTYTISRDGADNVYNCS, from the coding sequence ATGAGAATTAATCATAACATTCAAGCATTAAACGCTTATCGCAACTTAGCAGCAAACCAATCAAACACAGCGAAAAACTTAGAAAAGCTTTCTTCCGGTTTGCGCATTAACCGCGCGGCAGACGACGCTGCAGGATTAGCGATTTCAGAAAAAATGCGTTCGCAAATTCGCGGCTTAGAAGTTGCAGAACGCAACGCGTTAGATGCGATCTCGCTCATCCAAACGGCGGAAGGGGCGCTAAGCTCTGTTCATAGCATGCTTCAGCGTATGCGCGAATTGGCGGTGCAGGCGTCTAACGATACAAATACAGCCAACGACCGTGCGGCATTAGACCAAGAAATTCAACAGTTGAAAACCGAGATTACACGTGTAGCAACGTCCACTGATTTTAACAAAACGGCATTGTTGGATGGAACTTTCGGAACAAAAGTCGATCAGGATTCATCGAAAACAACTGCTTTATCGGTAACAGGGGTGGCTAATATCACAACTGGCGGTGGTTTGAAAGCAGGAACTTATACAATATCTCGGGATGGTGCAGATAACGTTTATAACTGTAGTTGA
- the fliS gene encoding flagellar export chaperone FliS, protein MEFLTEEAVYKKTPQQLTALLYEGLINSLEEAIASTKKGDYIHANKRLQKANDILRRLGVGLKYDAGIIAHQLDALYNYMAERLIDANVKKDVAMMEEVLTIAKDIANAWNEALKKQPTTNVAAKKAAAYEQFIMTE, encoded by the coding sequence GTGGAGTTTTTAACTGAAGAAGCGGTGTACAAAAAAACACCACAACAATTAACAGCGCTACTTTATGAAGGGTTGATTAACAGCTTAGAAGAAGCGATCGCAAGCACAAAAAAGGGCGACTATATTCATGCCAACAAAAGACTCCAAAAAGCAAACGATATTTTACGTCGCCTTGGCGTTGGTTTGAAGTATGACGCGGGCATTATCGCCCATCAACTAGACGCATTATATAATTACATGGCAGAACGTCTTATTGATGCGAACGTGAAAAAAGACGTAGCGATGATGGAAGAAGTGCTCACGATCGCCAAAGACATTGCGAACGCATGGAATGAAGCGTTGAAAAAACAACCGACAACAAACGTTGCAGCAAAAAAAGCTGCCGCATATGAACAGTTTATTATGACAGAGTAA
- a CDS encoding EscU/YscU/HrcU family type III secretion system export apparatus switch protein, translating to MMYFNQKRKREVNGPSAAVIRYEQGDKAPTVVAHGRGYVAEKIIELAKQNGVPIEQDATLVQHLLDLDLGDTIPPQLYAVIAEILILIEKMERNY from the coding sequence ATGATGTACTTTAACCAAAAACGAAAGCGTGAAGTGAACGGTCCGTCGGCGGCGGTTATTCGCTACGAACAAGGAGATAAAGCGCCGACCGTCGTCGCCCACGGGCGCGGCTACGTCGCTGAAAAAATTATTGAACTGGCAAAACAAAACGGCGTGCCGATCGAACAAGATGCCACGCTCGTCCAACATTTGCTTGACCTCGATCTCGGCGATACGATTCCGCCGCAATTGTACGCTGTGATCGCAGAAATTTTAATTTTAATTGAAAAAATGGAACGAAACTATTAA
- a CDS encoding metal-dependent peptidase: MKRPTFFMQQGHVTFLLLRSSAHSWEQTPIENIVTMVDIKNRNIGERRWVVMEIHGYGYYRPKSSSSTTVTLKAGDVYEAVVKEQVGEKEAIVQLRGVDIRFRFEGDVPPSGRVKVQVTGSDGDIVEGKIVTPHSTSASETFETPELRQAVTMVAQKQLPLTRETIESLRTFLAEGKGTVEQKLETIQIAASKKLDMTMKQLQAVHEALHGKPLSESLHDIVRAIDEHFSFTPIAKQQSQTISELRAQLQGERNIDRAIESAKQFAEENGHDEIAKAVREANILKERGHETFARSRIMQAVAMAETNEKIDHGQMERATTQEKQLQMVRQQIEREPIVAKALTIAKGSEVVRQTLGPALREVEQLYRSGQPLSAKERLLEAFASVEEKDNVPTQPASTIQKQMVDEAKRIVRNARSIEDAVRQLKEKVLPRIEANELHEAIERVEQLGEKAKTDLIQALRAVGAMKETLRPNAPIAKVVTQEAQLKQVADLRKQVESAPTVKAVEPQVRELARTLPAEQAEKVIRALEQSKQQEAMGRSVEARQQLSQTLRAVEEEVVADVVRTAKEAVRANNPATKVDVQEAQLKQVAEVRKQVESTPTVKAIEPQVKELARTLPAEQAEKVVRAIEQSKQQETMGRSIEARQQLMQALRAVEEEVVSDVVRTAKEAVRANTPATAVETKEAQLKQVVEVRKQAESTPTVKAIEPQVRELARTLPAEQAEKVVRALSQAKLFETVGRGAEARDQLVQTLRSIEQQLAPEYVKRAHVIADRLQQQTMTLTEAVRQLQADHTLTKQPSVFEAMQQATQTLQSARQQLMTSLLTAERAEQQESDVRTAVMQAIKTIQKEPNVKEALQMARAHLAQHMEPLLHDAFARADELAKNGREMAARQTVVQALQQIETTLPTSDASSPADAAYESLAALGLQSKDMIVQTVTKRMAEATKQFQQAKRDMMRNLDAIDHLITQYKQAARPQAKQLLETTIKQLDQTILKSDAMLFADMTMEKKLLQASSQLAEAKKLLDKGQLAEAQKIVKQVKSTLEQMQFKPADVKVKHFVQAQSLKQQTPEQALLTQWNEIVQPEPSARHMLQTIHRLGFMHEADIANSLVFHSESEQSEETMKGLLMKLAQTGGEGSKQAEQALTHMTGQQLLNKNDQGSAMQTLFFTIPLLLQKKVKDVKVYVNARNDGKRVDWENCSLYFLLETKKLGDVGVLLSANERTLSVTFRNDREDFAERMRPLVETATKRLEEIGYRVGNVQFTTFATKEEKQTNEPKRATWTEKGYDFTI, encoded by the coding sequence ATGAAGCGGCCAACGTTCTTTATGCAGCAGGGGCACGTGACATTTCTTCTTTTACGCTCATCCGCTCATAGTTGGGAACAAACCCCCATTGAAAACATCGTAACGATGGTCGATATAAAAAATAGGAATATTGGAGAACGGAGATGGGTCGTTATGGAAATTCACGGATACGGATATTATCGCCCAAAATCATCATCTTCAACGACTGTGACGTTAAAAGCAGGAGATGTGTACGAAGCAGTTGTGAAAGAACAAGTAGGTGAAAAAGAAGCGATCGTGCAATTGCGAGGTGTCGATATTCGATTTCGTTTTGAAGGTGACGTGCCGCCTTCTGGACGAGTGAAAGTACAGGTAACCGGTAGTGATGGGGATATTGTCGAAGGAAAGATTGTGACACCACATTCTACATCAGCATCTGAAACGTTTGAAACGCCTGAACTTCGCCAAGCGGTGACGATGGTGGCACAAAAGCAACTGCCGCTCACGCGTGAAACGATCGAGTCGTTACGCACGTTTTTAGCAGAAGGAAAAGGGACGGTTGAACAAAAGTTAGAAACGATTCAAATCGCAGCAAGCAAAAAGCTTGATATGACGATGAAGCAGTTACAAGCGGTTCATGAAGCGCTCCACGGCAAGCCGTTAAGCGAGTCGTTACATGATATCGTTCGGGCGATTGATGAACATTTTTCATTTACGCCAATCGCAAAGCAACAGTCGCAAACGATCAGTGAGCTGCGTGCCCAACTGCAAGGGGAGCGAAACATTGATCGTGCGATTGAATCGGCAAAGCAGTTTGCAGAGGAAAACGGACATGACGAAATCGCGAAAGCTGTGCGTGAGGCGAACATTTTGAAAGAGCGCGGACATGAGACGTTTGCCCGAAGCCGCATCATGCAAGCTGTCGCTATGGCGGAAACGAATGAAAAAATAGATCATGGACAAATGGAACGTGCGACAACACAAGAGAAGCAACTGCAAATGGTACGTCAGCAAATTGAACGTGAGCCGATTGTCGCCAAAGCGCTTACCATTGCGAAAGGAAGCGAAGTCGTTCGTCAAACGCTCGGTCCAGCGTTACGAGAAGTGGAACAGTTGTATCGCTCAGGTCAACCGCTTAGCGCAAAAGAGCGATTGCTTGAAGCGTTTGCTTCAGTAGAGGAAAAAGACAATGTACCGACACAGCCTGCATCAACTATACAAAAACAAATGGTCGATGAAGCGAAACGAATAGTTCGCAACGCGCGCTCGATAGAAGATGCCGTTCGTCAGTTGAAAGAAAAGGTGCTTCCACGTATCGAAGCAAATGAATTACATGAAGCGATTGAACGTGTAGAACAACTAGGAGAAAAGGCGAAAACCGATCTTATTCAAGCATTGCGAGCAGTAGGAGCAATGAAAGAAACGTTGCGTCCGAACGCACCAATAGCGAAAGTGGTCACCCAAGAAGCTCAGCTAAAACAAGTGGCAGATTTGCGGAAACAAGTAGAAAGTGCTCCGACGGTGAAAGCGGTAGAACCGCAAGTGAGGGAATTGGCTCGCACATTGCCAGCGGAGCAAGCGGAAAAAGTCATTCGTGCGCTCGAGCAATCGAAACAGCAAGAGGCCATGGGACGAAGCGTAGAAGCTCGTCAACAGTTGTCGCAAACATTACGTGCGGTGGAAGAAGAAGTGGTTGCAGACGTCGTACGAACAGCGAAAGAAGCGGTACGAGCAAATAATCCAGCGACGAAAGTAGACGTGCAAGAAGCCCAGCTGAAACAAGTGGCAGAGGTACGGAAACAAGTAGAAAGCACACCGACCGTGAAAGCGATAGAACCACAAGTAAAGGAATTGGCCCGTACGTTACCAGCGGAACAAGCAGAGAAAGTGGTTCGTGCGATTGAGCAGTCGAAACAGCAAGAGACAATGGGACGAAGCATAGAAGCTCGTCAACAGCTCATGCAGGCATTACGTGCGGTGGAAGAAGAGGTGGTTTCGGACGTCGTACGAACAGCGAAAGAAGCGGTACGAGCAAATACACCAGCGACAGCGGTAGAAACAAAAGAAGCCCAGCTGAAACAAGTGGTAGAGGTACGGAAACAAGCGGAAAGCACACCGACCGTGAAAGCGATAGAACCACAAGTAAGAGAACTGGCTCGTACGTTACCAGCGGAGCAAGCAGAGAAAGTGGTTCGTGCATTAAGTCAAGCAAAATTATTTGAAACGGTTGGTCGAGGTGCGGAGGCTCGCGATCAACTTGTGCAAACATTACGCTCGATCGAACAGCAGTTGGCGCCTGAGTATGTCAAACGCGCTCATGTGATAGCTGACCGGCTCCAGCAACAAACGATGACGTTGACCGAGGCGGTGCGTCAGTTGCAAGCGGATCATACGCTTACAAAACAACCGTCCGTATTTGAAGCGATGCAACAAGCAACACAAACGCTGCAAAGCGCTCGTCAACAGCTTATGACATCGCTTTTGACAGCTGAACGTGCCGAACAGCAAGAAAGCGACGTCCGCACCGCCGTTATGCAAGCGATAAAAACGATACAAAAGGAGCCAAATGTCAAAGAAGCGTTACAAATGGCGCGTGCGCATCTTGCGCAACATATGGAACCGCTGCTTCATGATGCGTTCGCCCGTGCTGACGAACTCGCAAAAAACGGGAGAGAAATGGCTGCAAGACAAACGGTCGTCCAAGCACTTCAACAAATCGAAACGACGTTGCCGACAAGTGACGCTTCCTCGCCTGCTGATGCGGCGTACGAGTCGTTGGCGGCACTCGGTTTACAATCAAAAGATATGATCGTTCAAACAGTAACGAAACGAATGGCGGAAGCAACGAAACAGTTTCAACAAGCGAAGCGTGATATGATGCGCAATTTAGACGCGATCGATCATCTGATTACTCAATACAAGCAAGCGGCGCGACCGCAAGCCAAACAGCTGCTGGAAACGACGATTAAACAGCTCGATCAAACGATTTTAAAAAGCGATGCGATGTTGTTTGCGGATATGACGATGGAGAAAAAATTGTTGCAGGCAAGCTCGCAACTAGCGGAAGCGAAAAAGCTGCTAGATAAAGGACAACTGGCGGAGGCGCAAAAAATCGTAAAGCAAGTAAAAAGCACGCTTGAACAAATGCAATTTAAGCCGGCAGATGTGAAAGTAAAACATTTTGTTCAAGCGCAGTCGCTGAAACAACAAACACCAGAACAAGCACTGCTGACGCAATGGAACGAAATCGTTCAGCCTGAGCCGTCCGCGCGCCACATGCTACAAACGATTCACCGCCTTGGTTTTATGCACGAAGCGGATATAGCAAATTCACTCGTATTTCATAGCGAAAGCGAACAGTCTGAAGAAACGATGAAAGGACTGCTCATGAAATTAGCACAAACGGGTGGCGAAGGATCGAAACAAGCCGAACAAGCGTTGACGCATATGACAGGGCAACAATTGTTGAATAAAAACGATCAAGGAAGCGCGATGCAAACGCTCTTTTTCACGATTCCATTGTTGCTGCAAAAGAAAGTAAAAGATGTAAAAGTATATGTGAACGCCCGTAATGACGGAAAACGAGTCGATTGGGAAAACTGCAGCTTATACTTTTTGCTGGAAACGAAAAAGCTCGGTGATGTCGGGGTGTTGCTGAGCGCGAACGAGCGCACGCTTTCCGTGACGTTCCGCAACGATCGGGAAGATTTTGCTGAACGGATGCGTCCGCTTGTGGAAACTGCGACAAAGCGCCTTGAAGAAATCGGCTACCGCGTTGGCAACGTGCAATTTACGACGTTTGCGACAAAAGAGGAAAAACAAACGAACGAGCCAAAACGAGCGACATGGACAGAGAAAGGATATGATTTTACAATATGA
- a CDS encoding ComF family protein, with protein MKCLICHDEWLPPVSLAMLLTLRQADVCCPRCRARFIRLEGNRCERCSRLSDVPICTDCIKWQQRKSALKQNYSVYIYNDWMKEVMNRFKFRGDYALVEAFRSDVRRVFDEHFSSDVFLVPIPLSSSRLAERGFNQAEAIASLLSLPMIFALRRIDDEKQSKKTRRERFVGRKFCLTGEDVAGKRIVIVDDIYTTGATVHEAANVLYAAGARDISSFTLIRS; from the coding sequence ATGAAGTGCCTCATTTGTCATGATGAATGGCTGCCGCCGGTATCGCTTGCTATGCTTTTAACGCTTCGTCAAGCGGATGTTTGTTGTCCGCGTTGTCGAGCTCGTTTTATTCGCCTTGAGGGGAATCGTTGTGAACGATGTAGCCGTCTAAGTGACGTACCGATATGTACCGATTGTATAAAATGGCAACAGCGCAAAAGCGCCTTGAAACAAAACTATTCCGTCTATATATACAACGACTGGATGAAAGAAGTGATGAATCGTTTTAAATTTCGTGGCGATTATGCGCTTGTTGAAGCGTTTCGTTCCGATGTTCGTCGCGTGTTTGATGAACATTTTTCTTCGGATGTGTTCCTCGTGCCGATTCCTCTTAGCTCCTCTCGATTAGCTGAACGCGGGTTTAATCAAGCGGAGGCGATCGCCTCGCTTTTATCGTTGCCAATGATTTTTGCCTTGCGACGTATCGATGATGAAAAACAATCGAAAAAAACGAGGCGTGAACGTTTTGTTGGGCGCAAGTTTTGTTTGACAGGAGAAGATGTAGCCGGAAAGCGCATTGTCATCGTTGATGATATTTATACGACAGGGGCAACGGTGCATGAAGCGGCCAACGTTCTTTATGCAGCAGGGGCACGTGACATTTCTTCTTTTACGCTCATCCGCTCATAG